Proteins encoded within one genomic window of Thioploca ingrica:
- a CDS encoding lytic murein transglycosylase, translated as MTIIHFYIKKINRLCLWSLCLLFIPISFGYASDDWLQQRWHFKEAHQAILTKNFDTFKQLLTKLTDYPITPYLQYLYLKNTFNPENKQTIADFLNQYQTSLISSLLRTEWLTYLAQQHDWETFLTAYQPQKSTVLQCYLWQARINTKQLNGVVDAVKKLWLVGQSQPQACDPLFNYLVDEGSLTDELRWQRIHLAMAKGNNGLVNYLAKTLTSDTYKKWVSRWQAMHNDPATTIKNFDYSDSPLAQEILLYGLKKLANQELDKAYQTWSELQKKYAFKSSAKAEFSRYLALSGAQQNHPQAGVWLAAIDKHFADKTLNQARLQIALVHQDWSAVLKLTQALPKSEPSEYQWQYWQARALEQNGETESAEKLFQDLSQHRHYYGFLAAERLGKPYNLQSQSLAVEQPLQDRLLAQKSGLLRARELYFVGLAAYAREEWQAVLSTLNTEELKTAAVLAHQWGWHDRAIATIAKANYDDDLKIRFPLPFYDTVLTHAQNQNIEFEWVYGIIRQESAFQTDAVSSAGALGLMQLMPATAQEIANQQQIELKNDEDILAPDINIQLGTRYLKTLLDRFNNNHLLATVAYNAGPTRVKRWLEQYRCFPPDIWVELIPFNQTRDYVQRVLSYTPIFESQMVKHQKVKPMLLEPIQGDGC; from the coding sequence ATGACAATTATTCATTTTTATATTAAAAAAATAAATCGTCTTTGCCTATGGAGCCTTTGCCTGTTATTTATTCCTATTTCATTTGGATATGCCAGTGATGATTGGCTGCAACAACGTTGGCATTTTAAAGAAGCTCATCAAGCCATTCTAACCAAAAATTTTGATACTTTTAAACAATTATTAACCAAATTAACAGATTACCCAATTACACCTTATTTACAATACCTTTATTTAAAAAATACCTTTAATCCAGAAAATAAGCAAACTATCGCTGATTTTCTAAACCAATACCAAACTAGTCTCATTAGTTCATTATTAAGAACAGAATGGCTAACTTATCTTGCTCAACAGCATGATTGGGAAACTTTTCTAACCGCCTATCAACCGCAAAAAAGTACTGTTTTACAATGCTATCTTTGGCAAGCACGTATTAATACTAAACAACTGAATGGGGTAGTAGACGCGGTTAAAAAATTATGGTTAGTCGGTCAATCACAGCCACAAGCTTGTGATCCGCTATTTAACTACCTTGTTGACGAAGGTTCCCTCACCGATGAGTTACGTTGGCAACGCATTCACCTCGCTATGGCTAAAGGTAATAATGGGTTAGTTAATTATTTGGCTAAGACTTTAACCTCGGATACCTATAAAAAATGGGTCAGTCGCTGGCAAGCGATGCATAACGATCCCGCTACCACGATTAAAAATTTTGACTATTCTGATTCACCCTTGGCACAAGAAATTTTGCTCTACGGATTGAAAAAGCTAGCGAATCAAGAACTCGATAAAGCTTACCAGACGTGGAGTGAATTGCAGAAGAAATATGCTTTCAAATCATCAGCAAAAGCTGAATTTTCTCGTTACTTGGCTTTGAGCGGTGCTCAACAAAACCATCCGCAGGCTGGAGTTTGGTTAGCCGCCATTGATAAACATTTTGCTGATAAAACCCTTAATCAAGCGCGGTTACAAATAGCGCTAGTTCATCAAGATTGGTCGGCGGTGCTAAAACTAACCCAAGCTTTACCCAAGTCAGAACCAAGCGAATATCAGTGGCAATATTGGCAAGCACGTGCCCTAGAACAAAATGGCGAAACTGAGTCAGCGGAGAAATTATTTCAGGACTTATCCCAACATCGTCACTATTATGGTTTTTTAGCAGCAGAACGACTTGGTAAACCTTATAACCTCCAGTCGCAATCGTTAGCCGTTGAGCAGCCACTTCAAGATCGGTTGCTGGCGCAAAAAAGCGGTTTGCTACGTGCCCGGGAATTGTATTTTGTGGGTTTAGCTGCTTATGCTCGAGAAGAATGGCAAGCGGTGTTATCCACTTTGAATACCGAAGAATTAAAAACAGCCGCAGTGCTAGCCCACCAATGGGGATGGCATGATCGTGCTATTGCTACCATTGCTAAAGCGAATTATGACGATGATCTCAAAATACGCTTTCCTTTACCTTTTTATGATACCGTTTTGACTCATGCCCAAAATCAAAATATTGAATTTGAATGGGTTTATGGCATTATCCGCCAAGAAAGCGCCTTTCAAACGGATGCCGTTTCCAGCGCCGGTGCTCTAGGACTCATGCAATTAATGCCAGCAACGGCGCAAGAGATCGCTAACCAACAACAAATTGAATTAAAGAATGACGAAGATATTTTAGCCCCAGATATTAATATTCAACTCGGTACCCGTTACTTAAAAACTTTGCTAGATCGTTTTAATAATAATCATCTATTGGCTACGGTAGCTTATAATGCTGGTCCGACTCGGGTTAAACGCTGGCTAGAACAATATCGTTGTTTCCCCCCCGATATTTGGGTAGAGTTAATTCCCTTTAATCAAACTCGTGATTATGTTCAGCGGGTATTAAGTTACACCCCCATTTTTGAATCCCAGATGGTGAAACATCAAAAAGTCAAACCGATGTTGCTTGAACCCATTCAAGGGGACGGTTGTTAG